From the Thermococcus sp. Bubb.Bath genome, the window GCGACGGGTAATCCTCATAGAAGAAAATCAGGTAGATCAAGCTCGGAATCGTGATTACATCTGCAACTGAGGTTATCAGAGGTGCAGCAATCATATCCGGGTCGGCGCCCCAGCGGTAGGGAAAGATGGTTATGAACGCGGTTGCGTAGCCGAGGATAAATCCAATGGTAAGGGCGGAGGCAATAACTATGAGGAGAACCACGAAAGATGAACCGGTGAAACCGAGTTTTATGGCCCCCGCGATCCAGAGGACTACAAGCGGTATCTTGGAACTGCCTATGGCCATTGAAACGTTGGCGATAACCTCCCTGTCCAGAACCCCCCTGACTCTACCGAGGTGGAGAGCGGTCGTCATCCTGGAGGCCATGGCCCCAAAAACGTTGCCCCTTAGATCGCTCAAACCGGGGAGGATCACCAAAAGGAGCGGATAACTCGTGGTTATCATCTCAAAGTTCTTACCAAGAACGCCGCCGCTGACGAAATCAAGAGCCAGGCAAAGCAGCAATGCCGGAAATGTTACCAGAAACGTTTGCTTCAGCCTCTCGCGCCAGCCCCTCGTTCCAACGGTTACTTCCACTGGAAGCATCGTCATCACCCCTCATTCCGCGCACCCCCAGGCCCTTTCGGGGGCGCTTTTTATAAACGTTGCGAGACGAAAAGTAAATAAGTAGTTCTCTCGACTTTCCCACGGGGGAGGGACTCCGATGGAGGAATGGGACGAGGTTGAGGTTCCCGATAACGTCAAGGAGATTTTTGTTGAGATGAAGAACACCGCGGAGCTGATGGTCGATTTAGCCTATTCGGCGGTGCTCTTCAGAGAGAAGGAGATGGCGGAGGAGGTTCTTGAGCTGGAGGAGTACCTTGACCTCCTAAACTACAACCTGACAGTCAGGGCGGTTCTCTCCGCCAGGAACCTCCGCGACGCGGAAAGGATAACGTCAATCCTTCAGATGGGGCACTCCATAGATGAGATATCGAACGCGGCGGCGGATTTGGCCAAGATGGTTATAGAGGAGAAGCTCCACCCGCTCATAAACGAGGTCATCCTGGAAAGCGAGGAGACGATAGGCAAAGCCATTGTATCTCCCGAGTCTGTTCTCGTAGGAAAAACCCTTGAGGAGCTTGATTTGCCGACCAACACAGGGGTGTGGGTTATAGCCATAAGGCGTGGTAAGAGGTGGCTCTTTGACCCGGACGAGGACACGGGGATAATGCCGGGGGACATACTCATAGGAAGGGGCACGAGGACGGCCCTCGACTACCTCAAGGAGCTCGCAAGGGGAGTCCTGAAGGTGATGCCGAATGGATGAGTTCGAGAGAATCAGGGGCTGTCTGGTTGAGATGAAGGACCTCTCTGCCCTCATGATTGACCTGGCGTTTTCCTCAGTCATGTACAACAGCAAGGAGATAGCAGAAGAGGTCTACCTCCTTGAGGAAAGGATGGACGACCTGACACTTGAGGTTAAAAAGCTCACCCTTCGCGCTGCAAAGAAGGAGGAAGACCCGGAGAGCCTTCTCAGTATAATGGACCTCGCGGACATCAACGAGCGCATCAGCGATGCAGCCTACGGAGTCTCAGACATAATCCTCCACGACATCGAGCCGCACCCCATAATCCAGGAGATAATGGAGGACACGGATGAGGAGCTCGGAAGAGTAACCGTCAGGCCGGGTTCGGTTCTGCACGGCAAGACCCTCAAACAGCTTAAACTCCCGAGCAAGATAGGGACGAGGATTTTGGCCATAAAGCGTGGAACCCGCTACATCTACAACCCTGGCAAGGATGATGTAGTGCAGGAAGGTGACGTTCTCATAGCCGTCGGCTCTGACCTTGATAAGCTCAGAAAACTTGCTGGAGAAGAAGTAGAGGAAGAGGACTGAAGCATTTATCCAAGGCAAATTGAAATACTGGAGGGACTTTAAAGCCCCATCCTCTTCTTAATTGTCTCAAGCGCCCTTTCTGCATCCCCCTTGAACTCTGGAAGGCCGAGCTCCTCCATCGTCTCAGGTAGCGGGACACCAAGCTCCTCATGCCAGCCCCTCAGTCTGTAGAACTCCCTTCTCGCTTCGAGGAAGTCGTTGTAGTTTATGAAGGCGGCGTTGCCTTTCGCCGGCCCGTCCGGCTCGGGCTCCCACCAGCGCGGTGGAATCGTGTCGTCAAGCGGCGGTGTCACCCAGTCGAGGGCGTTGTGTATCCTCGCTATGCTCTCAACGGCCCAGGCTCTCCTCCTTAGCTCTTCAACGGTCCACTCCTCGCCTGTGGCGAGCGAGTAGAGTTTAGCCAGGTCTTCCATCTTATAGGGTACAAATTTACATGTTCCAAGCATGTCGGTGATATAGCTCTCGTCCCTTCCTTCAATAAGCGAAGGCACGAGCTCCTTCGCAGGCCCCTGGTTCGGGAGCTGGTGTGGCCTCGGCCAGCCGCGGAGGTGGGAGGCGCCTACATCAGCGGTGGCGTAGCTCAGTCCGTATGTTCTCCTTCCACGCGGGTCCCAGGCCGGGCTCTCCATGCCCTTGACGTGAACGGCGAACTCGCAACCTCTGCCCAGGCGCTCGCAGGCGCGCTTGACCCCGTCGGCAAGGATTGCCCCTATGCCCTTCCGCTCGGCCATCAGCTTTATGAGCCTCTCTTCAGCCTCGGCATCGCCGAAGCCCTTCACAGGGAAGCCAATCTCGTCCTCGCCGATTAAACCGCGCTCCGCCATCTCGAAGAGCCAGCCGATCGTCGCTCCGGTGGCTATGCTGTCCATTCCGTAGTCGTTGACGAGGTGAATGAAGTATGCCACTGCCGGGAAGTCGAAGACGCCTGTTGCGGCTCCGAGCATGGCTATACTCTCGTATTCGGGCTTGACGCGGAATTTTCTGCCCTTGTATTCCACTTCAACGTAGCGGGCGCACTTTATCGGGCAGCTCTTTCCGTGAACGAACCACTCCGGCTCGACCTCGTACTTCTTGACCTCATCTCCGCCGAGTTTGCTTGCCAGTTCATCCGGGATGTAGGGCCTTGAGAAGTTGTATGCAGGGCTCATTCCTATCGAGGCAGAACTTCTGAGGGCGTCGCTCGTCCCATAAGTCCTAGTGTGCTCGTACTTGGGGTTGGTGGCGAACTCGTTGTAGTACTCCTGCCAGAGCCTCTGGAACTCCTCGGGGTTTGCCACCTTGGGCTTCTCGCTGGGCTCAACTACTACCGCTTTGACCTTCTTGCTCCCGAGTACTGCACCAAGGCCCCCCCTTCCGCTGGCCCTCTCGGTATCATAAATAATGTCCGCTATCCTGATGAGCCTCTCGCCGGCGGGGCCGACCATTGCCATGCTCGCCGTGGGATATTCCTTCCAGAGTTCTTTGGCTACCTCGTAGTTGCCCTTGCCCCAGAGATGGCTCGCATCCTTAATCTCGACCTTTCCGTCGTGGATGTAGAGGTAAACAGGTTCTTCGCTCTTCCCTTCAATTATGAGCGCGTCGAAGTTCCCTTTGAGCTTCGGCCCGAAGGCGTCACCGCCACTTGAGTCGCTGATGAGCCGCGTTTCAGGGCTCTTGCTGACGGCTATGACCTTACTCGAACCCGGAACGAGGCCAGTTAACCCCCCTGCCGCGAAGGCGAGCTTATTGGCTGGACTGAGAGGCTCAGTCCCCGGCGGAACCTCCTTATAGATGATGTAATAGCCGAGGCCCTTTCCGCCGATGAACCTACTTATCACCTCGTCAGGAAGCTTCTCGTAGGCAACCTTTCCCGTTGTCAGGTTCACGCGCGCTATCTTGTTCTGGTAGCCGTACATCAGACACACCTCCTCGCCTCTTCTCTATCCTCCTTTAAGAGCCTCCACCCCATGGAACCGAAGTTCTCATCCAGATGGGTCTTGCTTCCCGCCTTAGGGATCGTTATCACGTTCTCCTCCAAGATGAGGTAGTTGAGCGCAACCTGGGCGGCGCTCTTTCCGTACTTCTTCCCGATCTCCGCGAGGCATTCGTTTCTCGCGAGGGTTCCCTTCTCAAGCGGGGTGTACGCTATCAGCGCAATCCCCTCGCGCTTCATGTAGTCGAGCAGGCCGGTAGTTTCGGGCCAGCGGTCCCTGAGGGAGTATTTGACCTCATTGGCAACTATCTCGTACTTTCTCATCTCCTCCTGGCTTCTCTTGAGGAGCTCAAGGTCGAAGTTGCTGACGCCGATGTACCTAATGAGCCCCTCATCAACCAGCTCTTCCAGCGCATGGAGCGTCTCCTTGATCTTTTCCCAGCTATCGCCGGGCCAGTGGAGAAGGTAGAGGTCTATGTGAGTTCCCAGCCTCTTTGCACTCACCCTCGCGGCCTTCTTTGCCTCCTCGTAGCCGAAGTGTGTCGGCCACACTTTGCTGATAATGAATATATCCTCTCGCTCAAACTCCTTTATCGCCTCTCCAACGAGCTCCTCCGAGTGGCCGGAGCCGTAGAACTCAGCAGTGTCTATGAGGTTGATACCGAGCTCAAGGCCATATCTCAGAGCCTCGACACTCTCCCTGTCCTTTGAATAGTCGGCGGTTTCATAGCCTCCTATTCCCCAGGTGCCCATGCCGATGGCCGTAATCCTGTCATCGCCTATCCTCTTAAGGTCGTCAAAAACTCTAACCCTCTTCATCTTTCACACCAAAACGATTTGGAACTCGACCTTAATTAAGGTTTCCCTCTGAACGATAAAACGGGGGAAGAAATGGAGGATCGAAAAAGATTTCAGGGTTGAGATACAAATTTAAGCCGGTGATGGCAGATGGTTCGGGAAGTCCTCCCCGGGATATACCGGATTTTTGATACATTCGTGAACGCCTACCTCATCGACCGTGGAGAGTATCTCGTAGCCGTCGATACGGGGATAGACACTACCTGCGAGAAAATTCTTGAGGTCGCTAGAGAGCTCGGAAAGCCGTTGAAGGCCATCGTTTTGACACACGGCCACCTCGACCACACGGGATCACTGAGATGCCTGAAAGAGAAGGCCGGCGCGATAATAGCGGCCCATGAAGACGAAGAAGGTTTTATCTTCGAAAAGACAGGGTTGAGGCCGGATATCAAGCTGAAGGACGGGGATACCTTTGAGGGCCTCAAGGTATTCCACAAGCCCGGACACACAACTGGGAGCATCTGCCTGCTCGATGAAGCAACAAAGAGCCTCTTCGTTGGCGACCTCGTTATTGAGCGTGGAGGACAGCTTGAAGAGGTTCCGCATCAGTACTCGCTCGACCCTGAGATGAACAGGAGAAGGATAACCGAACTTTTGGAGATAGATTTCGAGAATCTCCTTCCGGCGCACGGGGAACCTTTGATCGGGAACGGGAAGGATAAGCTGAGAGGGCTCGTTGAGAGAATGGGAATTTAGTGCATGATACAGAAGCCTAAGGGGAGAATAGAAAGGAGAATAGACCTCAAGCCCCAAATTTCTCGCTCCTGTTCATAAGATCCATCATTATGGGCACTATGTCGTGGCCCTTTATCCTGCCTATTCCGCCGCGCATGCACTCCCTCTCACCGAAGCTCTCGGTCTGGTCGGGTCTTACTCCACCGCCCGTTATGAGGAGCGGAACCGGGTCGCCGCTGTGATTCATGACCTCACAGGGAGTGCTGTGGTCGCCGGTTATCGCTATGACGACATCCTCAAGGTCGATGTGCTCAAGGATGTAGCCTATCATCCTGTCGGCCTTCTCTATCATCTCGGCCTTGAGCTTCGGGTTGCTGTCGTGGCCGGCTGCATCCGTCGGCTTGAAGTGGAGGAACACGAAGTCGTAGTCCTTGAGCAGTTCGACGGTCTTCTTTGCCTTGGCCATAGCGTCGGTGTTGTACTCGCCGGTTGCCCCCTTTGGGGTGTAAACGTCAAAGCCTATCGCCTTGGCAACACCCTTGACGAGCGAGACCGCTATAACTGCCCCGGCCTTGACCTTCCACTGCTCGGTGAACTTCATCGGTATGTCTGGATATGTTCCGGCACCGCGGATGAGGAGGTAGTTGGCAACGGGCTTTCCTTCCTTCCTGCGCTTCTCGTTGATCGGGTGCCTCTCAAGGACTTCATGGGCCTTCTGGACGAACTCCTCAAGGATTTCTGCTACTTTCTTGCTCTCCTCGTCCTCCCAGGTGAACCTGTGGGGCGGCTTTCCAGCTTCATGTGGATCGTTCTCCCCGACGCGGTAGCCCTTTGCCATGCCCTTGAGGACGAGGACGGCCCTGTGGCCGGTCGCACCAGCGAAGATGAACTCCACAGGGAACTTGACGTTCTCCTGGATAGCTTTGGCAAGCTCATGAGCTTCTTCCGTGCTTATCCTGCCCGCGCGCCTGTCGGTTATGATTCCGTTCTCGATGGTGGCGAAGTTGACGCGGAACGCTAAATCCTCCTCGCTCAGATCGAGGCCGATGCCCATGGCCTCAAGGTAGCCCCTGCCGCGGTAGACCTTGTAAGGGTCGTAGCCGAAGATGCTGAGGTGGGCAGTATCGCTCCCTGCCGGCTGGCCGGGCTTTATCGGGTCCTGCTGGCCGAGGATTCCCATCCTGGCGAGCCTGTCCATGTTCGGAATGTTCGCATACTCCAGCGGGGTCTTTCCGCCGAACTCTTTGATCGGCCTGTCGCCGAGACCGTCGAGGATTATCAGAAGCCCCTTCCTCTGCTTCATGTCTATCACCAGTAGTGACTAATGCAGTGGGTTTAAAGCTTTGCCGGACAGAAAGTTTATGAAACCCCCCTCAAACTTCTCCCGGTGAGAAAAAGTGGGGGTGCTGGTGTGGAGCCTTTCAATAGTCTTTGGGATAATCCTTCTGGTCATCTTCGGTGACAGACTGTCGGATAAAATCGTAGAAGTGGCGGGAAAGGCCGGTGTTTCCCCTCTGATAATAAGTCTCGTCGTTATAAGCCTCGCAACGACCCTACCAGAGATAACGACGAGCACTATGGCCAGCCTGACGGGAGCTGAAGGAATAGCTTTAGGAAACGCCCTTGGGAGCATCTTCGCCAACATTGCACTGGTCCTCGGTCTTGCCTCAGTTATAAAACCCCTAAAAGCAGGAAGCGCTGCCTACGAGAACTCCCTCGTCATGTTAGGTTCCCTCGGCTTCCTGATGCTTTTGTCGGTTGACGGCTCACTCTCCCGCTTGGATGGTGCCCTTCTTCTCACCGCCTACGCCCTCTACCTGAGATGGCTTTATAAAAAACACTTTGTGGTGGGAGTGAAGGGGGAGGAGAAGCACCACGTCAGAGCAATGCCGCAGGATTACGCCCTTCTCTTGATCTACGGGGGCTTGATGGTCATTGGGGCGAGACTCGTCGTTTACGGTGGCAGGAACATTGCCGAGGCCCTTGGTGTGGCGGAGTATGTTATAGGTGCCACCATAGTCGCCGTCGGCACCTCCCTTCCTGAGATGACCAATGCTATCTATGGAGCCCTGAGGGAGCGCGGAAGCATAAGCGTCGGTAACATCATAGGGGCCAACATCATGAACGCCCTTGTGGTTCTGGGGCTGGCGTCGCTGATACGTCCGATCCCCACGGGAGCCTCAACTCTTACGATAATCCTCGTTCTCATGGCGATGCTGCCGATGATTTGGGAACTCAAAAGGTCAGGGGGCCTTGATAGGAAAATAGGGGTTTACTTTTTGGTCCTATACGCGGTTTATCTGGTTTTGCTGTTTTCGGGAACCGAACTTTGAGCTTCTTATTTTACCCAAAGTTCTCAAAAGATTTTGTCGGGAAAGAAGTGAAAAGGGATCAGAATTCAAGCTTCTCTATAAACCTCTTTGCGTAGCGGACGTCCTTTTCGAGCTCCACCTTCTGTAGCAGCTGCCTCTCTATCGCCCTGAGGGCGTCGTGGACTGCCTGAATTGCTCCCCATGTCTCACCCGTTGCCACGAACACTCCCCTATCCGTGACGATTCTCATCCTGGCCTGGTAGAGGTGCACTCCCCTGAACTTCTCCTTAAAGCGCCTGATGTAGAGGTAGATTACCCCCTCCTGACCAAGAAGGTCCTCGTAGCCGTCTATGAAGCGCCTAACGTCGCTTATTATCCTCTCCCTGCTGAAGTCGCTTAGTACGTGGGCATCACCGGCCAGCTGGAGGTAGAAGCGGGCCTCTTTCTCTGTCATCTTTGATATCGGGAGCAGAAGGTCTTTGACGGTCAGTATGCCAACAACCTTACCGTTCTCATTGACGACAACGAGGCCGTCTATGTTGTTCTCCTTAAGGATGCTGACTGCCTCTCTAACCGTTGTGTCCGGGGAAACGGTTATGACACCGCGTATCATGATATCTCTAAGGGGCATGCTAAAGGGCGGTATCTTCTCACCAGCCACCTCACCATACTGAGCCTTGAAGCGGGGCTTAAGGAAGCGGATTATGAGGTCGTGAAGCGTGACGAGTCCTTCAAGTTTGCCCCCCTCGCTCACTATGGGTATCCTAGAGATAGCGTTGTCGCGCATCGTGGCCAGTGCGTTGGCAACCGTGTCGTCAGGGCTCAGGGTTATAACGTCCCTCGTCATGTACCCGCTTACCTTCTCCTTACCAAAGGCCCCCCGGGCAACCCTTTCGAGGAGGACGATATCACTTACAACACCCATGATTTCCGCCTTGGATTCACCAACCGGGAGAGAGCGGAGGTCAACCTCAAGCATCAGTTTGGCCGCCCTGCTGAGGTCCTCATCGGGCTTCAAAACCGGGGCGGGCTTGTAGACATCCCTAACCTTGGCCTTAGTCGGGTCCCACTTGAGGTGGGAGCGGACTATCAGGTCCTGCGTCAGGACACCTTTGTACAGGTTCCCATCAAAAACCAGAATCAGGTCCGGGTCTTCCTTCTCCAGTATTCCTATCGCCTCAGAAAGCGGGGCGTCGACGTCTATCTTCTGGAACCTGTCGGTCATAACTTCCTGCACGAGAATTCCGACCATGCTGTCACCTCCCTGCACTATTTAGTAGGGTGCCCAACAATTTAAACCTTTGCAACCGTGATGGTTTTAGTAAATACAGGTTAATAAATTTTTCGCCTTCCTGCAGGGAAGGCAATAAGATTTATAAACACCGGGCTGTAGTGAACCCCTGAAGTGCCGGGGTAGCCTAGCCTGGGAAGGCGCTGGACTCGAGATCCAGTGGGCCCTGCCCACCAGGGTTCAAATCCCTGCCCCGGCGCCAACGCCGAGCCCATGAGGGTTTTCACTCCCCTTTCTCTTACAGATTCTCCTGCCAACCATAGCAAGTTGAATAGTCAATATACATGCAGCGTAGCAATGGACTATTCAGAAAACATTACACGGAGAACAAGACAACAAAAAGAGAAACAAAAAATCAGGTTGTCACGAGTGCCCCGTCCTTCTCGACTATCATCGTGTGCTCAAACTGTGCCACCATTCCTCCGCGCACTTCTCTCAAGATGGGATATGCGTATATCGCTCCAGCCCGCTCAAGCTGTGAAAGGGCGAGTTTAAGCTGTCCCTCCGTCAAGAACCCCTGGAGCCAGCGGTAGGCGAAGGGGAGGGTCTTGTACTCGTTCTTAATCCTTATGAGAAGCCTCCTCGCGTGAACGTTCCTGACTGGCCTGTCGCGGACGTACATGAATATCAGCGCCGGCGGAACTTCCGTCACCTGACCTGCCCCAGTGGTTCCAAAGGGCTCTATGGCGAAGACATCCCCCTCCTTCAGCTCGTAGGTGTCCGCCTGGCGGTAGACGTTAGGGATACTTATCCCCGCGTGGAGCTTGTAGCGCTCTATCTTATGGCCGCTGAGGTTCACTATCGGATTAAAGCCCTTTCCACGGATGGTATCCTCTATCGCCTTCCCTATGTCCCTGATCCTTGCACCGGCCCTAACCGTTGCTATGGCGTTGTCAAGGGCCTCTTTAACCGCCTCCATGAGGTCGTCGGGCTCCATGCCAACGCGGAAGGTGAGGGCGGTATCGGCTATATACCCATCAACGTGAACACCGAGGTCGAGCTTGAGGTAGTCCCCTTCCTTCAGGACGGTCTCATCGCCTTTGTAGGGGGTGTAGTGGGCGGCCTGCTCGTTTATCGAGAGATTACACGGAAATGCTGGTTTCCCACCGAGTTCAACGATCCTCTTCTCTACAAACTCCGCTATGTCATAGAGCTTTGCCCCGGGCTTTATCATCGGGGCTACTTCCTTCTTGACCTGCCTGGCGATTTCACCGGCTTTTATGAGTGCCTCTACTTCGTCCATTCTCAACACCACTTCTTTTAGGATGCCCTAACCCTTAAACCTTTTGCCGCTCGAAAACCTTTTATCCCCTCCCTCCATCCGTAGGGTGATGGAACCATGTTCGAGTTCAGTAAGTACGTGAACTTGGCGGAAGACCTCTTCGTAGTCAGGAATCTAATCGGGGCCATCCTTGAGGGCGTTGGAGTAGCGTACCTGATTCCAGTTCTGCTCGTGTGGTTCCATCCTGATGAGGTCCGCTACGTTTACTACTTCGCGGTGCCCGGCTTCCTCAGCATCCTCCTCGGGGCCTGGATGTCACGTCATCAGGGGAAGATCGAGGACGTTAACCTCCGACAGGCCATGATATCCGCGGCGTTCATCTGGCTGTTCGCTTCCTTCGTGAGCGTCGTCCCGTTCATGAGGATAGCGGGGATGAGCTTCATCGACTCATACTTTGAGAGCATGAGCGCCTGGACTGGAACAGGGCTCACGATGATGAGCCACCTGGAGAGCTATCCAAGGATACTGCTCTTCTGGCGCGCGTGGATGCAGTGGCTGGGAGGAATAGGCATCGTTTTGGTGGCCCTCACTGTCCTCATAAGGCCAGGTGTCGCTGCCGCCAGGCTGTACAAGGCCGAGGCTAGGAGCGAGAGGATCCTTCCAAACCTCGCAAACACCGCGAGGGTTATATTTGAGATATACCTAATCCTAACTCTCCTCGGTACGTATCTGTATTACATAAACGGCATGAGCCTCTTCGATGCACTCACGCATGCGATGACCGGCCTTGGAACTGGCGGTATGAGCACCCACGATGAGAGTATAGGGTACTTCCATAGCATGAGCATAGATGCCATAACGATATTCCTGATGATAATGGGTGCCGTCAACTTTACCGTCCATTACAGGATGTTCAAGGAAAAGAGCCTCAGACCGTTCTTCGAAGACGTTCAGGTCAGGTACATGTTCCTGTTTGTAGTCCCCGCAATAGCAATAATAGCCTACGACCTCGTCCAGCACGGGGACACGCTTGGAGATGCAATAATACAGGCGGTCTTTCACGCCGTCTCAGCTATAAGCTGTACCGGATTTGACATATCAAACCTCGCGAACTATCCGGAGCTCTCAAAGTTCGTCCTCGGCCTTCTGATGGTCATAGGAGGTGGCGCGGGGAGCACTGCCGGCGGTATAAAGCTCATCCGCTTTACGTTGATGTACGAGAGCCTTAAGTGGACGGTTCAGCAGTCCCTCCTCCCAAAGGGAGCGGTAATAAAGAGGAAAGTCGGGAACTATGTCTTCACCTCCGAGGACGTCCAAGAGGTAACAGGGTTTACAATAACATACCTCGCTTTCCTTCTGGTCGGCACACTGTACATCATGCTCCGCTTGAACGTTCCCCTCGTTGATGCATTCTTTGAAACGGCCTCCGCCCAGGGTAACGTTGGGCTCAGCGTTGGAATAACCTCCCCTACCCTGCCGGTAGACGTTAAAACCCTCCTGATAATCCTCATGTGGGTTGGGAGGTTGGAGATATTCTCAATCCTGGTTTTCATCGTCAGCGTGCTCGCCATGTTCCGAAAGCTCGGAAGGTGAGGGCCTTAGAATAAGCTCCGCCAGAGAAATCCCTTTCCCCGCAAGCTGGGCCTTCAGGTCTCCAAGTTTGATTAAAAGCTCTATCCTCGCGTTTTTGTTTTCTATCTCCTCCGCGAACTTAATGGCGTTCTCAACGAACGCAAGGGCCGCGTTCTTATCTCTGCCTGCCTCAACGAGGGCAAGGTTGTACAGCGCAATCGCCTTGTAAAAAGGATCCTGAATGTGTGACAGAGCCGCATCCGCCTTTTCAAGCTCCCCTGAAAGGTAAAGAACCTCCACAAGCTGACTGAGAAGAAAATCGATCCTTTTTCTGTCCCTGACCAGGGAAAACGCATGGGCGGCCTTTTCAATAAGCTCCCTCTTTATAAGCTCCCGAAGCATGCTCGACAGGACGTCATCACCGGCCACCTTACCAAGGTTAAGGGCAGATTTAAGGGCGAGGTCCCCGTTGAACTCGTCTCCAAGGAGGTAAAATGCCATGGCAACCTCCGAAAGCGCCAGAGCCCTGTAACGCCAGTTTTCTATCCCGTTTATGATAGGAAGAAGTCTGGTTAGATACTCCAGCGCTATGGAGCCGTTAAGCGGAAGGTCATCGGGGGGATTTACCAGGGTCCTGACAAAGATAACGGCTCCAACGTACAGGTTCTCCTCCTTCTTAATCCTCTCCAGCTCTCTCAGGGCGGCTTCAAAATCTCCAGAGGACAAGAACTCCTCGATAGACTCAAGTCTTTCCAGGTCTGACTTCGAATCCCCTCCCATTGATTCACTGAGCTTCCCGAAGAGCTCGTCGAGCTTTCCCATTCAGGCCCTCCCCAGTAGGAGTTCGAGGTAGGAGCGCCTTTCAAACCTCTCCACACCAAGAGATTCAAGGATTCCCCGGAGTTCTTCCACGGTTTTTGGAATTTCCTCCTCTTCTTCAGTCAACTTTTCTATCTCCACGAACTTGCCCAGCCCCTCGATTTCGTCCAGGGTTATAACGACACCTTTTTCCACGTAGTACTTCTCCCGGGTTTTACGAACCCTCATTACCTCGGAGAATCCAAGGGCCTCAAGGATCTCCCTGTGCTTATTCGGGTCTGTGATGGGGACCTCAATCTCCCGGCGAGTTTTTGACCTTTCATCGAGCTTTGGGCCCTTGTACGTAATAACGGCCTCAAAATGACCATCAAAACGCTTGATACGGATTCTCAGCGCCTCGTCAGTCTCAGAGAAGTCCCTGCACGGATGGGTGTAGTAGGTGTCCTCATGGTTCTCTTTCCTGAGAAAGCGGTATCTCTCCCTGACGCGCTGAAACACAGCCTCATTAGCATAACCCTTGAGTTCCACCTCTATCATGTTCCTCCCCTCTCAGAAATTCAAAAGTAGTTATGGGAAAGCCATATTAAACCTTTTCGAGGAAAAGCACGCTTAGAGAATGAGGATATTAAGGATTAAGGAAAGAGAAAACACAAGGCCGTGTTCACGGAGTAAGGTCCATCGGGCGAAGCTCCTCAAGGAAGTGTCTGGCGAGTTCTATGGTCTGCTCTACGTCCCTCAAGTCAGCAGTCTCCACCTGGCTGTGCATGTACCTTATCGGAACGCTCAGAACCGCTGTGGCAACGCCCTCCCTCGCCATCTGGATTATGTTGGCGTCAGTTCCGGTCGGCCTCGGTGATGCTTCGGCCTGGAGCGGGATGTCGTACTTCTTGGCTATCTCGTCGGCGAAGCGCCTGACCTTTGGGTGGATGTTCGGGCCAACCTCGTCCATAACCGGGCCGCCGCCGAGCTTCGGAACTATCTTGCCCTTGTCGCCGACCTGCTTGGCGAAGGTGACGTCCACCGCTATTCCAATCTCAGGGTTTATTGCATAGCTCGCGACGTGCGCTCCCCTTAGACCAACCTCCTCCTGGACGGAGCCAACGAAGTAGATGTCAGCCTCGTGGCTCTCCAGCCTCTTGGCAGCTTCTATCATTGTGTAGAGGCAAACCCTGTCATCGAGATATGGAGTGGCAATCCTGTTCTCGTTG encodes:
- a CDS encoding potassium channel family protein: MEEWDEVEVPDNVKEIFVEMKNTAELMVDLAYSAVLFREKEMAEEVLELEEYLDLLNYNLTVRAVLSARNLRDAERITSILQMGHSIDEISNAAADLAKMVIEEKLHPLINEVILESEETIGKAIVSPESVLVGKTLEELDLPTNTGVWVIAIRRGKRWLFDPDEDTGIMPGDILIGRGTRTALDYLKELARGVLKVMPNG
- a CDS encoding potassium channel family protein; translated protein: MDEFERIRGCLVEMKDLSALMIDLAFSSVMYNSKEIAEEVYLLEERMDDLTLEVKKLTLRAAKKEEDPESLLSIMDLADINERISDAAYGVSDIILHDIEPHPIIQEIMEDTDEELGRVTVRPGSVLHGKTLKQLKLPSKIGTRILAIKRGTRYIYNPGKDDVVQEGDVLIAVGSDLDKLRKLAGEEVEEED
- a CDS encoding aldehyde ferredoxin oxidoreductase family protein; this translates as MYGYQNKIARVNLTTGKVAYEKLPDEVISRFIGGKGLGYYIIYKEVPPGTEPLSPANKLAFAAGGLTGLVPGSSKVIAVSKSPETRLISDSSGGDAFGPKLKGNFDALIIEGKSEEPVYLYIHDGKVEIKDASHLWGKGNYEVAKELWKEYPTASMAMVGPAGERLIRIADIIYDTERASGRGGLGAVLGSKKVKAVVVEPSEKPKVANPEEFQRLWQEYYNEFATNPKYEHTRTYGTSDALRSSASIGMSPAYNFSRPYIPDELASKLGGDEVKKYEVEPEWFVHGKSCPIKCARYVEVEYKGRKFRVKPEYESIAMLGAATGVFDFPAVAYFIHLVNDYGMDSIATGATIGWLFEMAERGLIGEDEIGFPVKGFGDAEAEERLIKLMAERKGIGAILADGVKRACERLGRGCEFAVHVKGMESPAWDPRGRRTYGLSYATADVGASHLRGWPRPHQLPNQGPAKELVPSLIEGRDESYITDMLGTCKFVPYKMEDLAKLYSLATGEEWTVEELRRRAWAVESIARIHNALDWVTPPLDDTIPPRWWEPEPDGPAKGNAAFINYNDFLEARREFYRLRGWHEELGVPLPETMEELGLPEFKGDAERALETIKKRMGL
- a CDS encoding aldo/keto reductase, with protein sequence MKRVRVFDDLKRIGDDRITAIGMGTWGIGGYETADYSKDRESVEALRYGLELGINLIDTAEFYGSGHSEELVGEAIKEFEREDIFIISKVWPTHFGYEEAKKAARVSAKRLGTHIDLYLLHWPGDSWEKIKETLHALEELVDEGLIRYIGVSNFDLELLKRSQEEMRKYEIVANEVKYSLRDRWPETTGLLDYMKREGIALIAYTPLEKGTLARNECLAEIGKKYGKSAAQVALNYLILEENVITIPKAGSKTHLDENFGSMGWRLLKEDREEARRCV
- a CDS encoding MBL fold metallo-hydrolase, with product MVREVLPGIYRIFDTFVNAYLIDRGEYLVAVDTGIDTTCEKILEVARELGKPLKAIVLTHGHLDHTGSLRCLKEKAGAIIAAHEDEEGFIFEKTGLRPDIKLKDGDTFEGLKVFHKPGHTTGSICLLDEATKSLFVGDLVIERGGQLEEVPHQYSLDPEMNRRRITELLEIDFENLLPAHGEPLIGNGKDKLRGLVERMGI
- a CDS encoding 2,3-bisphosphoglycerate-independent phosphoglycerate mutase, translated to MKQRKGLLIILDGLGDRPIKEFGGKTPLEYANIPNMDRLARMGILGQQDPIKPGQPAGSDTAHLSIFGYDPYKVYRGRGYLEAMGIGLDLSEEDLAFRVNFATIENGIITDRRAGRISTEEAHELAKAIQENVKFPVEFIFAGATGHRAVLVLKGMAKGYRVGENDPHEAGKPPHRFTWEDEESKKVAEILEEFVQKAHEVLERHPINEKRRKEGKPVANYLLIRGAGTYPDIPMKFTEQWKVKAGAVIAVSLVKGVAKAIGFDVYTPKGATGEYNTDAMAKAKKTVELLKDYDFVFLHFKPTDAAGHDSNPKLKAEMIEKADRMIGYILEHIDLEDVVIAITGDHSTPCEVMNHSGDPVPLLITGGGVRPDQTESFGERECMRGGIGRIKGHDIVPIMMDLMNRSEKFGA